A region from the Vicia villosa cultivar HV-30 ecotype Madison, WI linkage group LG3, Vvil1.0, whole genome shotgun sequence genome encodes:
- the LOC131658856 gene encoding uncharacterized protein LOC131658856 has translation MATPMKTVRRNPSYSFLNPNLDSIGCLAKKITPDETTNFRKEYGYILSLLKMPFTKYEQEGVHTLLQFYNPSLRCFTFTDYLLVPTLEEYSLFLGIPIKKEVPYYSTMKAPDSIEIAKALYLSKSVVEANLTKKGGGLGFCMEFLVKRGCEAAEAKEWDTFRAILALSIYGIVSHLPERGAFVDSRHTSKWAERIMGLRAKDIVWYNSALDDKEVIMSCGKFKNVPLMGLRGGINYNPVLARRTFGYAFISPPEQTEIAENIFYHVVTDNGQMAEAV, from the exons aTGGCCACACCAATGAAGACTGTTAGACGCAACCCCTCTTATTCTTTCCTgaatccgaatctggattccATTGGGTGTTTAGCAAAGAAGATTACGCCAGATGAGACAACCAACTTCAGAAAGGAATATGGGTACATTCTGAGCcttctcaagatgccgttcaccaaGTACGAGCAAGAGGGAGTTCATACTTTGCTTCAGTTCTATAATCCTTCCCTCCGCTGCTTCACGTTCACCGACTACCTCTTGGTTCCTACACTGGAAGAGTATTCCCTATTTCTTGGCATCCCCATAAAGAAGGAAGTGCCATACTATAGCACCATGAAGGCCCCTGATTCCATTGAAattgctaaggctctttatttgagcaagtcggtCGTGGAGGCAAATCTCACCAAGAAAGGAGGAGGTTTGGGTTTTTGCATGGAGTTTCTGGTCAAAAGGGGTTGTGAGGCTGCTGAAGCAAAAGAATGGGACACATTTAGGGCTATCTTGGCTCTAAGTATATATGGCATCGT GTCACATCTGCCTGAGCGTGGAGCTTTCGTTGATAGTAGGCACACATCTAAATGGGCTGAAAGGATTATGGGGCTGAGGGCTAAAGATATTGTCTGGTACAATAGCGCTTTAGATGACAAGGAAGTTATTATGAGTTGCGGAAAGTTCAAAAACGTACCTCTCATGGGTCTTAGGGGCGGAATCAACTATAACCCCGTCTTGGCCAGAAGAACGTTTGGATATGCTTTTATCAGTCCACCTGAGCAAACCGAGATAGCTGAGAACATTTTCTATCATGTGGTCACCGACAATGGGCAGATGGCAGAAGCTGTATAA